One window from the genome of Oryza glaberrima chromosome 3, OglaRS2, whole genome shotgun sequence encodes:
- the LOC127768785 gene encoding uncharacterized protein LOC127768785 produces MERPAPVRKSHTSTADLLAWPQQQHQPDGHAASTPSPARRPHQPSEALRKVVFGGQVTEEEAESLNKRKPCSAPKWKEMTGSGIFAAGADGEAEEPGSAAAPGRAVPRNYQPVTVSHISFAEDGSVPPKKPTSVAEVAKQRELSGTLQSEADSKMKKQISNAKSKELSGHGLFDPQDVRPNGARNTANGTGASHTPVRNANVSSFSFGEANTDSVTKTAKKITGKKFTDLTGNNIFKGDEAPASAEKHLSTAKLKEMTGSNIFAEGQAPTREYHSGNRKPPGGESSIALV; encoded by the exons atggagcggccggcgccggtgaggaaGTCCCACACCTCGACGGCCGACCTCCTCGCctggccgcagcagcagcaccagcccgacggccacgccgcctccaccccctcccccgctcgccgccccCACCAG CCATCGGAGGCGCTGAGGAAGGTGGTGTTCGGTGGCCAGGtcacggaggaggaggccgagagcCTCAACAAGAG GAAGCCATGCTCCGCGCCCAAGTGGAAGGAGATGACCGGGAGCGGCATCttcgcggccggcgccgacggggaggcggaggagcccggcagcgccgccgcgcccggccgCGCCGTCCCGCGCAATTACCAG CCAGTTACTGTGAGCCACATTTCATTTGCTGAGGATGGAAGTGTTCCTCCCAAAAAGCCAACTTCAGTGGCTGAGGTAGCAAAGCAGCGTGAGCTTAGCGGTACTCTGCAAAGTGAAGCAGACAGTAAGATGAAGAAGCAGATTTCAAATGCAAAATCAAAGGAACTCAGTGGCCATGGCCTTTTTGACCCTCAAGATGTAAGGCCTAATGGGGCAAGGAACACAGCAAATGGCACCGGTGCCTCACACACACCTGTGAGAAATGCAAAT GTGAGCAGCTTCTCGTTTGGGGAGGCCAACACTGACAGCGTGACGAAAACTGCAAAGAAGATAACTGGCAAGAAATTCACCGATCTCACAGGCAACAACATATTCAAAGGAGACGAGGCCCCTGCTTCTGCGGAGAAGCATCTGAGCACCGCAAAGCTGAAAGAAATGACTGGGAGCAACATATTCGCGGAAGGACAGGCGCCAACCCGAGAGTATCATAGCGGGAACCGCAAGCCTCCTGGCGGCGAGAGCAGCATTGCGCTGGTTTAG